The Akkermansia muciniphila genome contains a region encoding:
- a CDS encoding ATP-binding cassette domain-containing protein — translation MIRWFFDIPSKLIHWRLNLVRTLGAYVPWLRRDDGSMKVHAGTLVDLFATILSGRRHLSARDADAALDILRYTFPEVEHRWLSNRFERSMRANLTVADVLASAASGRDETERMAIALEVLSLLINTGDPRMIGELFDQVTYGLELPGTANLLRQLLMTPDVEAQEPAYSVGFSAGIGAEVSLPEQDKGISFRLIRCSRLVLVVNDGSKPIVVRGRHLAPGGVMPLTNGQVVLLPSGPLSFEDFAFFLDCKRSGKQEACYISLDNGALQISRVRSRASEVRVNMGLACEVEVLRPEVEFMVDGRRLYPGENVRMAYYSSFTLDGEGPFSMGEVQNSMSDIGRRFRLDPGTRKLRVTNLPEKARKGDMLLTPGLASGVVLEVSFSSATNSGWLEVVEASMPLLLNGRPVRGRVSLRDGDVVHLNAYHALRCRFSAGVLDEEYHAIRTLSVEGVTKEFMRSGRVLDNIDLTVKRGEMVCILGPSGSGKSTLLSMLAGHLPPTRGCIRYNNQLLYSAPDLIRPYIAFIPREDILDAAMSVSEHIAQATIIRRPRLTRSERVRRVNAILKFLGLTHIASRRVGEMNARTISDGERTRLNLGLDLAGIADVFLLDEPISGLSTSDAKLVMQTMQNMSRDKMVIATMHRPSTAILNQFQKVLVLDHGGQMAYWGDVPGMMRYFRKAAVDMAIDVSEEARTAGGADYVFEVLEAPLSWHDRRRRQHPRLWQERFEGYRFRNVMGHHHEGGAPRTLYEGTLEFPPAPRRSVMQLWRLFRIWAVRTFLGRVRSRMGLYTMLLEGPVLALLISLTLRASSSPEYTFATALHIPSYLFLAIIVAMFFGLTGAASEVLKDRALLKREGNAKVFVTGYVLAKALVLTGLSAVQSALFLWVGNAILEIHEMFLIYLGTMTLTAFIGVSLSLLVSVFAKTERAALNMVPLLLIPQILMAGAIVRFDEMNQFIPWSAHRTDEHGRLKPGRVPLVAEFCPLRYSFEMMVVDQASKNVWERERETIQEKVDELKAQPHLNNREFEEFKLLKMALLHIAAIGADDPEQAKAAVRQVRRAAVNGYEKNYRQVIAGLEQQGKGKPSVKSFYVNDRIVMLDESAEIQRVSRDTLDRPEIFLARRQPLPWGNTGKAPDDPGYSADEGTVPTPWKDSLILFLMGAVPLFITGRVLKRRLEKAR, via the coding sequence ATGATCCGATGGTTTTTTGACATACCTTCCAAGCTGATTCACTGGAGGCTGAACCTGGTCAGGACGCTGGGCGCCTATGTGCCGTGGCTGCGCCGGGACGACGGCTCCATGAAGGTTCACGCCGGGACGCTGGTGGACCTGTTTGCCACCATTCTGAGCGGACGCCGCCATTTGAGCGCCCGTGACGCGGACGCCGCGCTGGACATTCTGCGCTATACCTTTCCGGAAGTGGAGCACCGCTGGCTTTCCAACCGTTTTGAACGGTCCATGCGGGCCAATCTGACGGTGGCGGACGTGCTGGCTTCCGCCGCCTCCGGCAGGGATGAAACGGAGCGCATGGCGATTGCGCTGGAAGTGCTCTCCCTGCTCATCAATACGGGAGATCCACGGATGATCGGGGAACTGTTTGACCAGGTGACGTACGGCCTGGAATTGCCGGGCACGGCGAACCTCTTGAGGCAGCTGCTGATGACGCCGGATGTGGAGGCCCAGGAACCGGCTTACAGCGTCGGTTTTTCCGCGGGCATTGGCGCGGAGGTTTCCCTGCCGGAGCAGGACAAGGGCATCTCCTTCCGCCTGATCCGGTGCTCCCGCCTGGTGCTGGTGGTGAATGACGGCTCCAAACCGATTGTGGTGCGCGGGCGCCATCTGGCTCCCGGCGGGGTGATGCCCCTGACCAACGGACAGGTGGTTCTTTTGCCGTCCGGCCCCCTGAGCTTTGAGGACTTTGCGTTTTTCCTGGACTGCAAGCGCTCCGGCAAGCAGGAGGCTTGTTACATTTCCCTGGACAACGGGGCGCTGCAAATCAGCCGGGTACGCTCACGGGCCAGTGAGGTGCGCGTGAACATGGGGCTGGCGTGCGAGGTGGAGGTGCTGAGACCGGAAGTGGAATTCATGGTGGATGGGAGGCGGCTGTACCCCGGTGAAAATGTGCGCATGGCCTATTATTCCTCCTTCACGCTGGACGGGGAGGGGCCTTTCTCCATGGGAGAGGTGCAGAATTCCATGTCGGACATCGGGCGGCGCTTCCGCCTGGACCCCGGAACCCGCAAGCTGCGCGTGACCAACCTGCCGGAAAAGGCGCGCAAGGGGGACATGCTGCTCACGCCGGGACTGGCCTCCGGCGTGGTGCTGGAGGTGTCCTTTTCCAGCGCTACCAATTCCGGCTGGCTGGAAGTGGTGGAGGCCTCCATGCCGCTGCTGCTTAATGGAAGGCCGGTGAGGGGGAGGGTATCCCTGCGTGACGGGGACGTGGTTCACCTGAACGCGTACCACGCGCTGCGCTGCCGTTTTTCCGCCGGGGTGCTGGATGAAGAATACCACGCCATCAGAACCCTCAGCGTGGAGGGCGTGACCAAGGAGTTCATGCGCTCCGGGCGCGTGCTGGACAACATTGACCTGACCGTGAAGCGCGGGGAGATGGTGTGCATCCTGGGCCCCAGCGGGTCCGGGAAAAGCACCCTGCTGTCCATGCTGGCCGGGCACCTGCCGCCCACGCGGGGCTGCATCCGTTACAACAACCAGCTTCTGTACAGCGCTCCGGACCTGATCCGGCCCTACATCGCCTTTATTCCGCGGGAGGACATTCTGGATGCGGCCATGAGCGTTTCCGAGCACATCGCGCAGGCTACCATCATCCGCCGGCCCCGCCTCACGCGGTCGGAACGCGTCCGCCGCGTGAACGCCATCCTGAAATTCCTGGGGCTGACGCACATCGCCTCCCGCCGCGTGGGTGAGATGAATGCGCGCACCATTTCCGACGGGGAGCGCACGCGCCTGAACCTGGGGCTGGACCTGGCGGGCATTGCGGACGTTTTCCTGCTGGACGAACCCATCAGCGGCCTTTCCACCTCCGACGCCAAGCTGGTCATGCAGACCATGCAGAACATGAGCCGTGACAAGATGGTGATAGCCACCATGCACCGGCCCAGCACGGCCATCCTGAACCAGTTCCAGAAGGTGCTGGTGCTGGACCACGGCGGCCAGATGGCCTACTGGGGGGACGTGCCGGGCATGATGCGGTATTTCCGGAAGGCGGCCGTGGACATGGCCATTGACGTTTCCGAGGAGGCGCGGACCGCCGGCGGTGCGGATTACGTGTTTGAAGTGCTGGAGGCGCCCCTTTCCTGGCATGACCGCCGCAGGCGGCAGCATCCGCGTCTGTGGCAGGAACGCTTTGAAGGCTACCGGTTCCGCAACGTGATGGGGCACCACCATGAGGGGGGCGCCCCCAGGACCCTGTATGAAGGCACGCTGGAATTTCCGCCTGCCCCCAGGCGCAGCGTGATGCAGTTGTGGCGCCTGTTCCGCATCTGGGCCGTGCGCACCTTCCTGGGCCGGGTGCGGAGCCGCATGGGGCTGTACACCATGCTGCTGGAAGGCCCGGTGCTGGCCCTGCTGATTTCCCTGACCCTGCGCGCCTCCTCCAGCCCGGAATACACCTTCGCCACCGCCCTCCACATTCCCTCCTACCTGTTCCTGGCGATCATCGTGGCGATGTTCTTCGGCCTCACGGGGGCGGCCAGCGAAGTGCTCAAGGACCGCGCCCTGCTCAAGCGCGAGGGGAACGCCAAGGTATTCGTGACCGGGTATGTGCTTGCCAAGGCGCTGGTGCTTACGGGGCTTTCCGCCGTGCAGTCCGCCCTCTTCCTGTGGGTGGGGAACGCTATCCTGGAAATCCATGAAATGTTCCTGATCTACCTGGGAACCATGACCCTGACGGCCTTCATCGGCGTGAGCCTGTCCCTGCTGGTCTCCGTCTTCGCCAAGACGGAGCGGGCGGCGCTCAACATGGTGCCGCTGCTGCTCATTCCCCAGATTCTGATGGCCGGGGCCATTGTCCGCTTTGATGAAATGAACCAGTTCATCCCGTGGTCCGCCCACCGTACGGATGAACACGGGCGCCTCAAGCCGGGCCGCGTTCCGCTGGTGGCGGAATTCTGCCCCCTGCGCTACTCCTTTGAAATGATGGTGGTGGACCAGGCCTCCAAAAATGTCTGGGAACGGGAACGTGAAACCATTCAGGAAAAGGTGGACGAGCTCAAGGCGCAGCCCCATCTCAATAACCGGGAGTTTGAGGAATTCAAGCTGCTCAAGATGGCGCTCCTCCACATTGCCGCTATTGGCGCGGATGATCCGGAACAGGCCAAGGCCGCGGTCCGCCAGGTCCGGAGAGCGGCGGTCAACGGCTATGAGAAAAACTACAGGCAGGTGATTGCCGGACTGGAACAGCAGGGGAAGGGCAAGCCCTCCGTCAAATCCTTTTACGTCAATGACCGCATTGTGATGCTGGATGAATCCGCGGAAATCCAGCGCGTCAGCCGGGATACGCTGGACCGTCCGGAAATTTTCCTGGCGCGCCGGCAGCCCCTGCCGTGGGGCAACACCGGAAAGGCTCCGGACGACCCCGGCTACAGCGCGGACGAAGGCACGGTACCCACCCCCTGGAAGGATTCCCTGATCCTGTTCCTGATGGGGGCCGTTCCCCTCTTCATTACGGGGCGCGTGCTCAAGCGGCGCCTAGAAAAAGCCAGGTAG
- a CDS encoding SDR family oxidoreductase — protein sequence MQTPRFQYDRIIITGASSGFGEAFAGTLAPHAGELVLIARREDALRRLAAALEERHPGLRASILPCDLADEASLDTLVSRLEGLPPGRTLLINNAGAGDYGEFADGRWEKIRALLRLNVECLTRLCHALIPGMKRNGGDIINISSLGALLPIPDFAVYAATKAYVSSLSEALRLELREHGIRVLAVCPGPVSTGFGKAARRPGFTGNMMPGRNAFDTSVETVVKDSLRALSHGRARVFPGMKIRLAALLLGSAPLGLIRFFMGRRPRKVLPSPNNHPSSAS from the coding sequence ATGCAAACCCCACGCTTCCAGTACGACAGGATTATCATCACGGGCGCCTCGTCCGGCTTCGGGGAGGCCTTTGCCGGAACGCTGGCTCCTCATGCGGGGGAACTGGTGCTCATCGCCCGCAGGGAAGACGCCTTGCGCCGGCTTGCCGCTGCCCTGGAAGAACGCCATCCCGGCCTGCGCGCCTCCATACTGCCGTGCGACCTGGCGGATGAAGCTTCCCTGGACACGCTCGTTTCCCGTCTGGAGGGCCTGCCGCCCGGCAGAACCCTGCTGATCAACAACGCGGGAGCCGGGGATTACGGGGAGTTTGCAGACGGGCGCTGGGAAAAAATACGCGCCCTGCTACGCCTGAACGTGGAGTGCCTCACCCGCCTGTGCCATGCCCTGATTCCCGGCATGAAGCGGAACGGCGGGGACATCATCAACATCAGCTCCCTGGGGGCCCTGCTCCCTATTCCGGATTTTGCCGTTTACGCGGCCACCAAGGCTTACGTGTCCAGCCTGTCGGAAGCGCTGCGCCTGGAACTGCGCGAGCACGGCATCCGCGTGCTGGCCGTGTGCCCCGGCCCGGTTTCCACGGGTTTTGGAAAAGCGGCGCGCCGTCCCGGCTTTACGGGAAACATGATGCCGGGCCGGAACGCCTTTGACACGTCCGTTGAAACCGTCGTGAAAGACAGTCTGCGCGCCCTGTCCCACGGGCGCGCCCGTGTATTCCCCGGCATGAAAATACGGCTGGCCGCCCTGCTGCTGGGGAGCGCCCCGCTGGGGCTGATCCGCTTTTTCATGGGCAGGCGTCCCCGGAAAGTCCTGCCTTCCCCCAATAACCACCCCTCTTCAGCATCATGA
- a CDS encoding glycoside hydrolase family 75 protein: MKAHRRGIPRLTWFKLAVCICLAAMAASLFTPYPAQIIRALNGEPERETGSDAYPPHESRPAEQPGQEETAPSVPPAPARDQEDSRLATSWEPERTIALPPVQYPPFPPVLPTRPAEGAMTNIYELARGLNLKTQVNFHPGTLASKDRETKSNYQMTLTLNVKQPKALTRKEDILKINPKLEAMLPGLPTLFNQARVSPYYGQIYVRKQTEIRKNLASLLKLLDRHNYYDTETILETTHPDTGRKLLWLQSEMDVVSDGSDGDRLSSMPDKILKSSFYQPSTSYRWKKRTDKPNPLLKPWQQRLAGYKKTLEKAPAAEKAALRRKIDHAERVIEELKRYSFLISEYDPFIVVPLGVVNQSSSFSPQFGDYAVVIVGDKLYPALVGDAGPRYKTGEGSLRLSKEINPKAGPYSRPVSDLVVSYLIFPGSAEPEAGPPDYAKLTAKCQELLNDIGGTGKGFKLHQWEDLLAPKPPPAPPAPKPGTGNAAETPAKDQEKTDDPADKPAENPAPAPLKEPPSSAAPSKTGP; this comes from the coding sequence ATGAAAGCCCACCGCCGCGGAATACCCCGCCTCACCTGGTTCAAGCTTGCAGTCTGCATCTGCCTGGCCGCCATGGCGGCCTCCCTGTTCACGCCGTACCCGGCCCAGATCATCCGCGCCCTGAATGGAGAACCGGAACGGGAAACGGGCTCTGACGCCTACCCGCCGCATGAATCGCGCCCCGCGGAACAACCGGGCCAGGAAGAAACCGCCCCCTCCGTTCCCCCGGCCCCCGCCAGGGATCAGGAGGATTCACGGCTGGCCACCTCCTGGGAGCCGGAGCGCACCATCGCCCTGCCTCCGGTGCAGTACCCCCCTTTCCCGCCCGTTCTCCCCACCAGGCCTGCGGAAGGGGCCATGACGAATATTTACGAGCTGGCGCGCGGGCTGAACCTGAAAACGCAGGTCAATTTCCACCCCGGAACCCTGGCCTCCAAAGACAGGGAGACCAAGAGCAATTACCAGATGACCCTCACCCTGAACGTCAAACAGCCCAAGGCCCTGACGAGGAAGGAGGACATCCTGAAGATCAACCCCAAGCTGGAGGCCATGCTTCCCGGTCTCCCCACCCTGTTCAATCAGGCGCGCGTCTCCCCCTATTACGGGCAGATTTACGTGCGCAAGCAGACGGAAATCCGCAAGAACCTGGCCTCCCTGCTCAAATTGCTGGACCGCCATAATTATTACGATACGGAAACAATCCTGGAAACCACCCATCCGGACACGGGCAGAAAGCTTCTCTGGCTCCAGAGTGAAATGGATGTAGTTTCAGACGGCTCGGACGGGGACCGCCTGTCCTCCATGCCGGATAAAATCCTGAAGAGCTCCTTCTACCAGCCCAGCACCTCCTACCGCTGGAAGAAACGCACGGACAAGCCCAATCCCCTCCTCAAGCCCTGGCAGCAACGGCTGGCCGGCTACAAGAAGACGCTGGAAAAAGCCCCCGCGGCGGAAAAGGCGGCCCTGCGCCGCAAGATAGACCATGCGGAACGGGTCATTGAGGAATTGAAGCGGTACAGCTTCCTGATCTCGGAATACGATCCGTTCATCGTGGTGCCGCTGGGCGTGGTCAACCAATCCTCCTCCTTCTCCCCGCAATTCGGGGATTACGCCGTCGTCATCGTGGGGGACAAACTGTACCCGGCCCTGGTGGGAGACGCCGGACCGCGCTACAAGACGGGGGAAGGCTCCCTGCGCCTGAGCAAGGAGATCAATCCCAAGGCAGGCCCGTACAGCCGCCCCGTTTCTGACCTGGTGGTCAGCTACCTGATCTTCCCCGGCTCCGCGGAGCCGGAGGCCGGGCCGCCCGACTACGCCAAACTTACGGCCAAATGCCAGGAGCTGCTCAATGACATCGGCGGCACGGGAAAAGGCTTCAAGCTCCACCAGTGGGAAGACCTGCTCGCCCCCAAGCCCCCGCCTGCTCCCCCCGCGCCCAAACCCGGAACCGGCAATGCTGCGGAAACGCCCGCGAAGGATCAGGAGAAGACGGATGACCCTGCGGACAAGCCCGCGGAAAATCCGGCTCCGGCCCCTCTTAAGGAACCGCCCTCCTCCGCAGCTCCTTCCAAAACCGGCCCGTAG
- a CDS encoding squalene/phytoene synthase family protein yields MKGLHQLLSAVSRSFYLSMRFLPREMRPGVAVGYLLARATDTVADTVDMDSGERLALLKMMGETVAGDASREAASTCFGRLGVLSTVQAHRGEAELLARFPECLALLEALPPREQMLVRQVLCTIVEGQAWDLEYFEGNSSVSCPEQLEHYAYMVAGCVGEFWTRLGLLVLGAGFSTQPEDQLLRWGAHYGMGLQLVNILRDREEDLSRGRSYLPAADAGPWLDRAERWLKEGVFYAESLRNGRLRFSTVLPAWLGLDTLELLRRPQQPGAGKVKITRGAVYSRMWKAFLFSWKEAL; encoded by the coding sequence ATGAAAGGCCTCCATCAGCTTCTGTCCGCCGTTTCCCGGTCCTTTTACCTGAGCATGCGCTTTCTGCCGCGGGAAATGCGCCCCGGCGTGGCCGTGGGCTATCTGCTGGCGCGCGCTACGGATACGGTGGCGGATACCGTGGACATGGATTCCGGAGAGCGCCTGGCCCTGCTGAAGATGATGGGCGAGACGGTGGCCGGGGACGCCTCCCGGGAGGCCGCCTCCACCTGCTTTGGCCGCCTGGGCGTTCTTTCCACCGTGCAGGCGCACCGGGGGGAGGCGGAACTGCTGGCCCGTTTCCCGGAATGCCTGGCGCTGCTGGAAGCCCTCCCCCCGCGTGAACAGATGCTGGTGCGGCAGGTGCTCTGCACCATCGTGGAGGGGCAGGCGTGGGATCTGGAATATTTTGAAGGGAACTCTTCCGTCTCCTGCCCGGAACAGCTTGAACATTATGCCTACATGGTGGCCGGCTGCGTGGGGGAATTCTGGACCAGGCTGGGCCTGCTGGTGCTGGGCGCGGGGTTCAGCACGCAGCCGGAAGACCAGCTCCTGCGCTGGGGCGCGCACTACGGCATGGGGCTTCAGCTTGTGAACATCCTCCGTGACCGGGAGGAGGACCTTTCCCGCGGAAGGAGCTACCTGCCTGCCGCCGATGCTGGCCCGTGGCTGGACCGCGCGGAACGCTGGCTGAAGGAAGGCGTGTTTTATGCGGAATCCCTGCGGAACGGGCGGCTGCGTTTTTCCACCGTGCTTCCCGCATGGCTGGGGCTGGATACGCTGGAACTGCTCCGGCGCCCGCAGCAGCCCGGGGCCGGAAAGGTGAAGATCACGCGCGGCGCCGTTTATTCCCGGATGTGGAAGGCCTTCCTCTTTTCCTGGAAGGAAGCCCTGTAG
- a CDS encoding sigma 54-interacting transcriptional regulator — MNGINKSPDLEMVVLREISSAIVNERNGTALLQHILDVLYRRMKMLRGTFTIRRGNDLMIEASHGLDEQEMKRGHYRVGEGITGHVAETGLPHVIEDISQDSRFLNRTRTRKSGEKVAFICVPIIHLQQVIGTLSIDRPVDRNTDLERDQKLLEIVGNIVGDALAASLQAREERAALMAENEKLRQLLTTNPGELIGNCRPMLQVYEQIRQVAPSDATVLIRGSSGTGKELVARAVVNLSGRKDKPLVTLNCAAMPENLLESELFGHEKGSFTGATARRIGRAEAADGGTLFLDEIGDLSLQMQVKLLRFLQEKTFSRVGSNRELHSDVRFIAATSRNLEELMAENKFREDLYYRLNIFPIVMPDLAKRKGDIMLLAEHFLSKFNLKYGKDIKRLSTPAINMLMAYHWPGNVRELENCMERAVITAQEDCIYGYNLPASLQMPSNEAPHARDGEDHADLPTMVDSFERELIVAALKRSPGNMSAAARELGVSPRVLHYKMHRLGIQKP; from the coding sequence ATGAATGGAATAAACAAGTCCCCTGATTTGGAAATGGTCGTGCTGCGGGAAATCAGCTCCGCCATCGTCAATGAACGCAATGGCACGGCTCTGCTGCAGCATATCCTGGACGTTCTTTACCGCCGCATGAAAATGTTGCGCGGCACCTTCACCATCCGCCGCGGGAATGATCTGATGATTGAAGCGTCCCACGGGCTGGACGAGCAGGAGATGAAACGCGGCCATTACCGCGTGGGGGAGGGGATTACGGGCCATGTGGCTGAAACGGGGCTTCCCCATGTGATTGAAGACATTTCACAGGATTCCAGATTCCTGAACCGCACCCGCACGCGCAAGAGCGGGGAAAAAGTGGCGTTCATCTGCGTGCCCATTATTCATTTGCAGCAGGTGATCGGCACCCTGAGCATTGACCGCCCCGTGGACCGGAACACTGATCTGGAGCGGGACCAGAAGCTGCTGGAAATTGTGGGCAACATTGTGGGGGACGCGCTGGCGGCCAGCCTTCAGGCGCGTGAGGAACGGGCGGCCCTGATGGCGGAAAACGAGAAACTGCGCCAGCTTTTAACCACCAATCCGGGAGAGCTGATCGGCAACTGCCGCCCCATGCTCCAGGTTTATGAACAGATCCGCCAGGTGGCGCCCAGCGACGCCACAGTGCTGATCCGGGGAAGTTCCGGAACGGGGAAGGAGCTGGTGGCCCGCGCCGTGGTGAACCTGAGCGGCAGGAAGGACAAGCCCCTGGTCACGCTGAACTGTGCGGCCATGCCGGAGAACCTGCTGGAGAGCGAGCTGTTCGGCCATGAAAAGGGCTCTTTCACCGGAGCTACCGCACGCCGCATCGGCCGGGCGGAGGCGGCGGACGGAGGAACCCTGTTTCTGGATGAAATCGGGGACTTGAGCCTTCAGATGCAGGTGAAGCTGCTGCGCTTCCTCCAGGAAAAAACGTTTTCCCGCGTGGGGAGCAACCGGGAGCTTCATTCCGACGTGCGTTTCATTGCCGCCACCAGCCGCAATCTGGAAGAGCTAATGGCGGAGAACAAATTCCGGGAAGACCTGTACTACCGCCTGAACATCTTCCCCATCGTCATGCCGGACCTCGCCAAGCGCAAGGGGGACATCATGCTGCTGGCGGAGCACTTCCTTTCCAAGTTCAACCTGAAATACGGGAAGGACATCAAGCGGCTGTCCACCCCCGCCATCAACATGCTCATGGCCTACCACTGGCCCGGCAATGTGCGGGAGCTGGAAAACTGCATGGAGCGTGCCGTCATCACGGCGCAGGAGGACTGCATTTACGGCTACAACCTGCCCGCCTCCCTGCAAATGCCCAGCAATGAAGCCCCGCATGCCCGTGACGGGGAGGACCATGCGGATTTGCCCACCATGGTGGACTCCTTTGAGCGGGAGCTGATCGTCGCCGCGCTGAAACGCTCGCCGGGCAACATGTCTGCGGCGGCGCGGGAACTGGGCGTCTCCCCACGGGTGCTCCATTATAAGATGCACAGGCTGGGAATTCAAAAACCATGA
- a CDS encoding chloride channel protein, with translation MNSPSPAPQKPSDSVWYGWILKLFHHWKVGERQVTYVLAVIVGIVGASMSLFFEWTVEVIQWILTGIWSDSRVGTFSQVEPEWRMFVPVVGGLVAGCILLFLKRRMPGQATEYMEAMSIGNGLIKFRASALRVFSAAWSIASGAAIGKEGPIIQSSALIASAVGQRLHVSIPRLRLLVGCGAAAGFTTAFHAPFAGCLFVSEIIIGTVSMDILAPLLIASCTGFVMLHMLGDPSPLYSSSFESFAVFSESLWCIGLGVVAAIAARGWVSLLDVATRYLNGRQAFLPLRLMGAGLVVGVFAVFYPEVVGNGQALITGLVNEDYSTQQAFILLLVKVSAVAVVFGCGTVGGAMTPTLYVGSMVGFIFSTVLTAFGMEGNHTVAYAMVGMAAFFAVAAQAPLTALVMVVEFSMSGEMIYPLLIGVVSAYGTGRLIRARSMYAASLSGSPASVVSLPMVQVDVHDLARHVVPQVAPDAPLDDVSALMLRNPGDLIFVVKKDGTYEGAIYPDDFLSVRRKMEEKGKGPPPTAGELVRPGSPVLDAATHLTDALKLFEQTHLEAFPVVWKKTGKLDGVLYRNALFQVITEMMKRESGGGVDM, from the coding sequence ATGAATTCTCCATCTCCCGCGCCTCAGAAGCCGTCCGATTCCGTTTGGTACGGGTGGATTCTAAAGCTGTTTCATCACTGGAAGGTGGGAGAAAGGCAGGTTACCTATGTTTTGGCCGTCATCGTAGGAATCGTTGGCGCCAGCATGTCCCTGTTTTTTGAGTGGACGGTGGAGGTTATCCAGTGGATTCTCACGGGCATCTGGTCGGACTCCCGCGTGGGCACCTTTTCCCAGGTGGAGCCGGAATGGCGCATGTTTGTTCCGGTGGTGGGCGGCCTGGTGGCCGGCTGCATTTTGCTGTTCCTGAAAAGGAGGATGCCGGGGCAGGCTACGGAATACATGGAGGCCATGTCCATCGGAAACGGGCTGATCAAATTCCGGGCCTCCGCCCTGAGGGTGTTTTCCGCGGCATGGAGCATCGCATCCGGCGCGGCCATCGGCAAGGAAGGGCCCATTATCCAGTCCTCCGCCCTGATTGCGTCCGCGGTGGGCCAGCGGCTGCATGTGTCCATCCCGCGGCTCAGGCTGCTGGTGGGCTGCGGCGCGGCCGCCGGGTTCACGACGGCGTTCCACGCCCCCTTTGCCGGCTGCCTGTTTGTGAGTGAAATTATCATCGGCACCGTGAGCATGGACATTCTGGCGCCTCTCCTGATTGCCTCCTGCACCGGGTTCGTGATGCTTCACATGCTGGGGGACCCTTCTCCGCTGTACAGTTCATCGTTTGAAAGTTTTGCCGTATTTTCAGAGTCCCTCTGGTGCATTGGGCTGGGGGTGGTGGCCGCCATAGCGGCCAGGGGATGGGTGAGCCTGCTGGATGTGGCCACCAGGTACCTGAACGGGCGCCAGGCCTTTCTGCCGCTGCGCCTGATGGGCGCCGGACTGGTGGTAGGCGTGTTTGCGGTTTTCTATCCGGAGGTGGTGGGCAACGGGCAGGCCCTGATTACCGGGCTGGTGAATGAGGATTACAGCACGCAGCAGGCGTTCATTCTGCTTCTGGTGAAGGTGTCCGCCGTGGCGGTGGTGTTCGGGTGCGGAACGGTAGGGGGCGCCATGACGCCCACCTTGTACGTAGGGAGCATGGTCGGGTTTATTTTCAGTACCGTTCTGACGGCCTTTGGCATGGAGGGGAACCATACCGTGGCGTATGCCATGGTGGGGATGGCCGCCTTTTTTGCCGTGGCGGCCCAGGCCCCCCTGACGGCCCTGGTGATGGTGGTGGAGTTTTCCATGAGCGGGGAAATGATTTATCCCCTGCTGATTGGCGTGGTGAGCGCCTACGGCACGGGGCGGCTGATTCGCGCGCGGTCCATGTACGCCGCCAGCCTGTCCGGCAGCCCGGCTTCCGTGGTCAGCCTGCCCATGGTCCAGGTGGATGTGCATGACCTGGCGCGCCATGTGGTGCCCCAGGTGGCGCCGGACGCCCCCCTGGACGATGTTTCCGCCCTGATGCTGCGGAATCCGGGAGACCTGATCTTTGTGGTGAAGAAGGACGGAACGTATGAAGGCGCCATTTATCCGGATGATTTTCTGTCTGTCCGCAGGAAGATGGAGGAAAAGGGGAAGGGGCCGCCTCCCACCGCCGGGGAGCTGGTCCGTCCCGGATCTCCGGTTCTGGACGCGGCCACTCATTTGACGGACGCCCTCAAGTTGTTTGAGCAGACCCATCTGGAGGCCTTTCCCGTGGTCTGGAAAAAAACCGGGAAGCTGGACGGCGTGCTGTACCGCAATGCGTTGTTCCAGGTCATTACGGAAATGATGAAAAGGGAGTCCGGCGGAGGCGTGGACATGTGA
- a CDS encoding M15 family metallopeptidase, which yields MSTCTQRPARRVSPRLRALTLLLAACVILGSQMHGGRHAASGWPTEREVLSGDSIFGQPGDTGSLVTITLPYPLRPSWSPDTELTSITCHRLIAAPLTRIFQRTLEHYGLDRIRELRLDIYGGCFNNRPIRGGSRPSLHAWGIAVDLDPERNTLYMNAPEAAFSGPEYDAFWSIVEKEGAFSLGRERNYDWMHFQFARP from the coding sequence ATGTCCACCTGCACACAGCGCCCCGCACGCCGGGTATCTCCGCGCCTCCGGGCGCTCACGCTCCTGCTGGCTGCCTGCGTTATCCTGGGCAGCCAGATGCATGGCGGCAGGCATGCGGCCTCCGGCTGGCCCACGGAACGTGAAGTGCTCTCCGGCGATTCCATCTTCGGGCAGCCGGGAGATACCGGGTCCCTGGTCACTATTACCCTGCCCTATCCCCTGCGGCCCTCCTGGTCTCCGGATACGGAACTCACTTCCATTACCTGCCACCGTTTGATAGCCGCTCCCCTCACCAGGATTTTCCAGCGGACGCTGGAGCATTACGGCCTGGACCGCATCCGGGAACTGCGGCTGGATATTTACGGCGGCTGCTTCAACAACCGCCCCATCCGCGGAGGCAGCCGCCCGTCCCTGCACGCCTGGGGCATAGCCGTGGACCTGGACCCGGAGCGCAACACCCTGTACATGAACGCGCCGGAAGCCGCTTTTTCAGGACCGGAATATGACGCCTTCTGGTCCATCGTGGAAAAGGAGGGGGCTTTTTCCCTGGGCAGGGAACGCAATTACGACTGGATGCACTTCCAGTTCGCCCGTCCGTGA